In the genome of Oncorhynchus nerka isolate Pitt River linkage group LG27, Oner_Uvic_2.0, whole genome shotgun sequence, the window AGCAACAAACACCATTTCTGCATTTTCTTCACTTAAATACACAAAGTTGTAGTAAAACTATAATAAACAAATGCATGTTCCTAGGGATGAGGTCAATTATAATTTGTCAGAAAATGTGTAATAAAATGTCAACTTAGTTGTActtagtattttattaggatccgcaATTAGCTGCTTTCAAGGCAGtggctattcttcctggggtccaaacaggaaacaaaacacaacaaaTAGAATACATAAAAtacataatatacagtacatgacaCTACATAATACAATAAATCACAAAATATAATACAAAATATGTAAAAACGTCTGTTTGTTTCTTCACAGTCCCTGTCGTGCCATGTTCTTTTATATAAAAACACATCTGGTTTTATTGCTAGCTTGAGTAACcttggggtggcagagagttccatgtagtcatggctctatttattactgtgtgtttcccagccccTGTTCTTgtcctggggactgtgaagagacctctggttgcagtcaaaagtttggacacacctactcattcaagggtttttctttatttttactattctctacattgtagaatattagtgaagacatcaaaactacgaaataacacacatggaatcatgtagtaaccaaaaaagtgttaaacatatcaaaatatatgagatttgagattcttcaaaatagccatcctttgccttgatgacagctttgcacactcttggcattctctcaaccagcttcatgaggtagtcaactggatgcatttcaattaacaggtgtgccttgttaaaagatcatatgtggaatttctttccctcttaatgcatttgagcccatcagttgtgttgtgacaaggtaggggtggtatgcagaagatagccctatttggtaaaagaccaagtccatattatagcaagaacatctcaaataagcaaagaaaaatgacactccatcattactttaagacatgaaggtcaatcaatctggaaaatttctaaaacgttgaaagtttcttcaagtgcagtagcaaaaaccatcaagtgctatgatgcaactggctctcatgagaaccgccacaggaaaggaagacctagagttacctctgctgtggaggataagttcattagagttaactgcacctcagattgcagccccaataactgctccacagagttcaagtaaaagacacatctcgacatcaactgttcagaggagactgtgtgaatcagcccTTCATTTtcaaattgctgaaaagaaaccactactaaaggacagcaatgagatgaagagacttgcttgggccaagaaacacgagcaatggtctgatgagtccaaatttgggatttttggttctaaccgctgGTTCtaactgtgtctttgtgagacgcagagtaggtgaacggatgatctctgcatgtgtggttcccaccatgaagtatggaggaggaggtgtgatggtgtgggtgtgcttgctggtgacactgtcagtgatttatttagaattcaaggcacatttaaccagcaatACGCCATTACATCTAGTTTGCGCTTTGTGGGACTatcaattgtttttcaacaggacaatcacctaagatagaaagaggagtgggaggccccggtgcacaactgagcaaaacaccagtctcaacatcaaccgtgaagaggcaactctgggatgctggccttctaggcagagttcctctgtccagtgtctgtgttctcttgcccatcttaatcttttctttttattggccagtctgagatatgacaTTTAccttgcaactctgcctaggccagtatcccggagtcgcctcttcactgttgacgttgagactgatgttttgcgggtactatttaatgaagctgctagttgaggacttgtgaggcgtctgtttctcaaactagacactctaatgtacttgtcctcttgctcagttgtttaCCAGGTCCTCCCACCCCTCTTTCCATTCTGGAtaagggccagtttgcgctgttctgtgaagtgagtagtacacagcgttgcacgagatcttcagtttcttggtaatttctcgcatggaatagccttaatttctcagaacaagaacagactgatgagtttcagaagaaagttctttgtttctggacattttgagcctgtaatcaaagcTACAAATGCTGATGCCCTAGATGCTTTTCTTagaaaaacaatgacatttctaagtggccccaaacttttgaacagtaatgTATATTCTCTAGGTATAGCCTGAATAATAACCTACAGCAGTAAACTGCTGCATTGTTATTCCAACACTTAATTGTTTCTGTAAAGAAAGTTGACATCtacttttctctgctctctcactacAGCCAGTGAAGAGTCCATTTTGAAATGAGCAGGCACTGGAAGAAGTTACTGTGAAGCTCTTCACACAGCTCCTGAAATGTTCCACTCTCTTCTTCCTGTACATACTTGGTCAAAAACTCTCTGGCGGTTATTTTATTGACGTGTGCGCTCTAACCTATAAACCCTCACTTTGAAACCAGATAGAGTATGTTGTAGTTATTTACATGGCATACAAAATAATGGCTTGCTTTTTGGATTCAGAACTGTAACATCACAAATGCAGTATTGTAAATTAAGTTAAATGTTTGTACTCTAGTTACACAGCCTCATGACAATGTCATAAATGCTACATGATAAATACATGGTAAACATTTCAATTGTTGTTCTTTCTTCATTTACATTGCACTTGCTTCACCTTTTTCCTGACTCTTGTTTTGCTATCAAGTCATGATTATACtaaactgcgtttattttcagtaaacttaacgtgtaaatatttgtatgaacataataagattcaacaactgagacataaactgaacaagttccacagacatatgactaacagaaatggaataatgtgtgaACAATGGAATAATGTGTGAACAAATGGGAGAGGGGggaaatcaaaatcaaaagtaacagtcagtatctggtgtggccaccagctgcattaagtactgcagtgcatctcctcctcatggactgcaccagatttgccagttcttgctgtgagaggtcaccccactcttccaccaaggcacctgcaaattcccgggcatttctggggggaatggccctagccctcaccctctgatccagcaggtcccagacgtgctcaatgggattgaggtccaggctctttgctggccatggcagaacactagcattcctgtcttgcaggaaatcacgcacagaacgagacgtatggctggtggcattgtcatgctggagggtcatgtcaggatgagcctgcaggaaaggtaccacacgagggaggaggatgtcttccctgtaactcaCAGCGTTGACATTGCCTGcagtgacaacaagctcagtccgatgatgctgtgacacaccgccccagaccatgacggaccctccacctccaaatccatcctactccagagtacaggcctcggtgtaacactcattccttcgacgataaacgcaaatccaaccatcactcctggtgagacaaaaccgcaactcgtcagtgaagagcacttttgccagtcctgtctggtccagcgacggtgggtttgtgccaataggtgatgttgttgccggtgatgtctggtgaggacctgccttacaacaggcctacaagccctcagtccagcctctctcagcctattgcggacagtctgagcactggtggagggattgtgcgttcctggtgtaacgcaggcagttgttgttgccatcctgtacctgtcccacaggtgtgatgttcggatgtaccaatcctgtgcaggtgttgttacacatgttctgccactgcgaggacgatcagctgtccgtcctatcTCCATGTAGTGCTCTCTTAGGCgactcacagtacggacattgcaatttattgccctggccacatctgcagtcctcatgcctccttgcagcatgcctaaggcacgttcatgcagatgagcagggaccctgggcatctttcttttggcgtttttcagagtcagtagaaaggcctctttagtgtcctaagttttcataactgtttaagtgtttaaaccctttacaatgcaGATCTGTGAAGTAATTaggatttttacgaatgatctttgaacgacagggtcctgaaaaagggacgtttcttttttgctgagtttattatagAATAAGAAAAAGTTACACTTAAGAAATCTTCATCCGCCAACTCAAATATATGTTAGGGTACTTTCTAAACTTTTAGAAACTATGAAACTGATATTACAAAAATGATTAAATATTGATTAGAAACAAAGTCTTACTGTCTTCCCTGTCATGGCCATGCACGTGAATACGGGGGCTGTGGTCTGTCTGCTGTCATGATTGGAGTGGATCCAACAACGGACTTCAGGTGAAGCAAACATCTGACTTGACACTCATTGTATGTGTTATGTTGGCATGGCTGAAAGGCAAAGGTGCCAAGCCACAGTAATTCAAGCTCATCCCCAATCTAAATATAAGCAGCAACAATGACAGAAGTGGTTCATTATAGCATGAGACAAAAGCTTTATTTGTCAACTATGTATATCATCCTACCTGTTATCAACTATAGTCCACTATTAAAAATGATTAATGGACGTGTTCCAATGTATTGCCTTCCTCACTGAGAAAATATTCAAATGACAGGGTCATGACACCCATTTAACCTCGTGTTGACAACCATATTGAAATGCGCTTCAGCAGTCTCCTGCCCGAGAACGTTTTGTCTGGGATTACAGAAACAAGCTGGTGCAACAGACCATGTGACTTAACCCAGGGGCAGGAACATAAAGTCCCACACAGACCTTGACATTTCATAACACGTGTATTCTTAGGCAAGTTATTATGGACTACTGATCATGCTCTCATTTCAATGATTGGCATGCAGATTTGCATAACATAACATGATAACATTTGGATAGCATGACATTGATTCAACTTTGAACAATAATATATTCCATGAGATATTAGGCACCACAAATATATTGGCTGAAGGTGTATGGTCTTTACACAAAATTGTGTGATTACAACATCTTTATCTCTATGGAATCAATATCTGTATGATTTCTGATGGATTTTGGTGGGGGTCTTTCATGGAAGAATGTATGAATGTAATTTTGTGGATATTATATTTTGCTCACTTATTAACAGGTAAAACAATTGTAGCCCACCCACAGTTGATACAGAGTGTGAGAATATTGTCTTTGAAACAACTTGACCAAGTGGACTGAGGACACACATCTGTAGCTTACAGGCACAGTATGGCTacttttacacaggcagcccaattctgatatttggtcttttgaccaatcacatccgATCTTTTTACATCAGATCTTCTTCAGAGCTATTCTGAATGGTCAAAAGAACAATAAGTGACAATAAGACCAGAATTGGGCTCCCTGTGTAAATGGTAGGTTTGATTGGTCCTTTTACTTCAGCTGCCCCAACTTGACATCCAGTCCCTCTTTATTTATCCTTCATATTATTCAAATTCAGTTAAAAGGAAGTGATACCAACTGGTGATAAATACATGTGTAATTTTATTTCCATTTAATTTGCATGTCAATAAGGAACTATGTAACAATACACTTCTGTAGCCTAAAATAAACTAGTATTGCCATTCCCATGTGTAAACAGTACTTTGGCTTGGCTGAGGTGAACTAATTCCTTAGACATGTGCTTTCTTTGAGTTTAGACTTATTATACACCACTGATACAATTACATAAAGCCATTTCAGTGCTGCCTGGGAAAATTCAACGGCTTACAGGATTTAGTTAACTGGATTAGTGCTAGATTTAGGACCAGACTGTGAAAATAATCAGTGAGCTCGTCTGTTCCTTGGGTATATAAGGATCCTAGACAGAAGACAAACACAGTCGAAGAGAAACACATACCTACAACTTCATTGAAACTTCACCACTTGCTTTGTTCCATTACAGGTAAGTTTTGGAGCTTTTCATGGGAATGTTGTTCAAATGTTGTTGCTAATATAGATTTATCTGATTATTTAGCTTTGTTAAATATTATAACGCTATCATTTTTTATAAAATGGTTTGTAAATAGTTTTTATCTGGGACCAATTTGTAGAGACATTTTGAGAGAAGATGAGATAAACTTTGAAACGTTCCACCACAGTCAGCTTGTCAGTTTACCAAGTTATGATTTGGAATTTTTAACAATTGAGAGGAATAGCTATTGTGCTCTATCAAAATAGACATGCTAATGTCACTTTAATTTGTTCTTACATGCGTATACAATTCTACTCATGGAATTTCTGTCTCCTCTAGAAATGAATTTCCATATGCTCGCCCTGGTGGTCGTGCTCCTGGTGGGTCTGGAGCAGAGCTGGGCTGCCTCCTGTGTGGTGGACAGCTTCACAGTCAAGGAGGACTTTGACCCCAAGAGAGTGAGTACAGACGACAATACACAGGTTGTGTAGTACGTAGTCTATAGCAGACCTACCTGCAAGGTTGCAGTACATCTATCTGTTTCATGTGTGCCAGTACTACCGTACGCAGTTAGACAAATATTGTGCCACTCTCCAGTATGCAGGAAATTATTATTGCCGAGGCTACAACAGTCCTACATGCAAGGTCCTTCAACTAACCTGTTGTCGTTTATGCGTGTGCGCTCCAGTACGCAGGGAAGTGGTACGCTCTGCAGAAGAAGGACCCTGAGGGTCTGTTCCTCCAGGACAACATCTCAGCGGAGTACACCATCGGTGACGACGGCTCCATGGTTGCCTCCTCCAAGGGCCGTGTCACACTGTTCGGGTAAGAGAGCTGGAGATTATTTCTGATGAAATGGTAATAGTCTTAGAAATGTGCCATTCCCTAGTCATTCAGTTTGTTGGAGTGAAAACATAAGGCTTACCTGTACATGTTGCTCGTAATTGTATTCTAGTACTGTATCTGTGATGAGTAACTACACTGAGCTcccagtgttggtcccatgtttcatgagctgaaataaaaggtccCTGAAATTGTCCATGCACAAAAAAAACGTATTTatttcaaatgttgtgcacacatttgtttacattcctattagtgagcatttctcctttgccaagataatccatctacctgacaggtgtggcatatcatgaagctgattaaacagcgtgatcattacacaggtgcactttgtgctggggacaatacaaatgttcagttttgtcacacaacataatgccaaagatgtctcaagttttgatggaGTGTGGAATTGGAATGGTGACTACAGGaaggtccaccagagctgttgccaagtaattgaatgttaatttctctaccataagccgcgtccaacatcgttttagagaatttggcagtgcgtccaactggcctcacaaccatagATCACGTGTATGAAAAAGAATAGAAAATCAGAACCTTACAGATAATGCACGGATAATGTTGCAAGGATCCGTAcaaaattcctggaagctgaaaatggcccagtacttccatggcctgtattctcaccagacatgtcacccattgaacatgtttgggatgctctggattgacgtgtacgacagcgtgctccagttcccgccaatatccagcaactttgcacagccattgaagaggagtggaacaacattccgCGGGcctcaatcaacagcctgatcaactctacgcgagggagatgtgtcgtgctacatgaggcaaatggtggtcacaccagatactgactgatttCTGATCCACACTCCtactttaaggtatctgtgaccaacagatgcatatgtgtattcccagccatgtgaaatctgtagattagggcctaatttatttatttcaattgactgatttcctcatatgaactgaaactcagtaaaatctttgaaattgttgcatgttgtgtttatatttttgttcagtgtatatactgtacaagtCAAAGATTAGGACGCACCTACTCAATTaattttttaaaacaattttttacaaaactatgaagtaacacatatggaatcatgtagtaaccatgattcttcaaagtagccaccctttgccttgatgacagctttgtacactatctttgatgacagctttggcattctctcaaccagcttcacctggaatgcttttccaacagtcttgaaggagttcctgcatattctgagcacttgaaggctgctttccttcactctgcggtccaactcatcccaaaccacctcaatggggttgaggtcgggtgattgtggaggccaggtcatctgattcatcactctccttcttggtcaaatggcccttacacagcctggaggtgtattgggtcattgtcctgttgaaaaacaattgatagtcccactaaccgcaaaccagataggatggtgtatcgctgcagaattctgtggtagccatgctgtttaagtgtgccttgaattctaaataaatcaccagcaaagcaccccaacaccgttacacctcctcctccatgcttcatgatgggaaccacacatgcagagatcatccgttaacctactctgcgtctcacaaagacacgttgGTTGGAAAAAAATCCCAAAATCTCAAATtcagactcatcagaccaaaggaaagaTTTTCACCTGTCCAATGTcccttgctcgtgtttcttggcccaagcaagtctcttcttattactggtgtcctttagtagtggtttctttgcagcaattcaaccataaaggcctgattcacgcaatcCCCTTTGAACATTTGATGTTGAGACGTGTCTGAGGTGCGGTTATTTGcctatttctgaggctggtaactctaatgaacttatcctcttccGCAGAGGTAACTCTCggacttcctttcctgtgacggtcctcatcaaatcaaattgtattagtcacatgtgttgaatagaacaggtgtagacctaacagtgaaatgcttacttacgagcccctaaccaacaatgcagtttaaaaaaatatggataagaataagaaataaaagtaacgagtaattaaagagcagcagtaagataacaatagcgagacaatattaagggggtaccggtacagagtcggtgtgtgggggcaccggttagttgaggtaatatgtacatgtaggtagagttattaaattgactatgcatagatgctaacaacagagagtagcagcagtgtcaaaagggggggggggcaatgcaaataatctgggtagcaatttgattaggtgttcaggagtcttatggcttgggggtagaagctgtttagaagcctcttgcacctagacttggtgctctggtaccgcttgccatgcggtagcagagagaacaggagtctggagtctttggcaatttctagggacttcctctgacacagcctggtatagaggtcctggatggcaggaactgGGCCCttcgcactaccctttgtagtgtcttgcagtcggaggcagaacagttgccataccaggcagtgatgcaaccagtcagaatgctctcgatggtgcagctgtagaaccttttgaggttctgaggatctgaggatccgtggcaaatattttcagtctcctgtggaggaataggttttgtaatgcactcttcacgactgtttttggtgtgcttggaccatgttcgtttgttggtgatgtggacacgaaggaacttgaagctctcaacctgctccactgaagccccatcgatgagaatgggggtgtgctcggtcctctttctcctgtggtccacaatcatctcctttgtcttgatgatgttgagggagaggttgttgtcctggcaccacacggccaggtctctgacctcctccctataggagagccagtttcctcatagtgcttggtggtttttgcaactgcatttgaagaaactgtCAAAGCTCTTGAAATGttacggattgactgaccttcatgtcttaaagtaatgatggtctgtcgtttctctttgcttatttgagctattcttgccataatatggacttggtcttttaccaaatagggctatcttctgaagaaggaaagaaattccacatattatcttttaacaaggcacacctgttaattgaagctggttgagaggatgccaagagtgtgcaaagctgtcattgaagaatctcaaatataaaatatatttgatttgtttaacactttttttggttactacatgattccatgtgtgttatttcatagttttgatgtcttcactattattctacaatgtagaaaacagtaaaaataaagaaaaacccttgaatgagtaggcgtgtccaaacttttgactggtactgtattttacAATAGCTTTTTCCACCATTGACATCCATCTTCAGATTCTGGGTTGTGTGCGCTGACATGGCTGCCCAGTACACTGTGCCTGACTCTGCCAACCCTGGAAAGATGTTCATGAACTACCAGGGCCTGGCCAGCTATCTGTCCAGCGGAGGTACATTTTctgaataaatatatatatatatatatatatatatgccatttagccaGCGCTTTATTCAAGCGACTTAGTTATGCGTTGCATGCATTTTTATGTGTCGTTGGCCCTAGAAGCGAAAACCGCAATCCTGGTGTGGCacgcgccatgctctaccaactgagcactACAAGACCACAATATACCCTTATAGACAATATGCCTATACACTTACAGGCACAGAGACACATCATTAACAACCAACAGTAAGCCACCCTCGAGACTCAAAGTATACTCTCCTCTTTTCTCAGGTGACAACTATTGGGTGATTGACACCGACTATGACAACTATGCCATCACCTATGCCTGCCGTACCCTAAAGGACGATGGAAGCTGTGAGGATGGTTACTCCCTTATCTTCTCTCGTAACCCCCGTGGCCTGCCCCCAACCATCCAGAGGAGCATTCGCGCCAAGcaagaggagatctgcatggccGGACAGTTTGAGCCTGTGCTGCAGTCTGGTAAGTGTCcaattacatttttattaatacagcccttcttacatcaagtCATTACAAAGTGCTTTTTTTGGATGGTCTATGTTCTAGAAGTTCATTCCCCACATGACCCCCTTTTTCATACCCTCTCCTCAACAGGAGCTTGCTAAACGTCTACCACAAAGGAAATTGTGCTGCCAAAGGATCCCTACTGGCTTGGACAGAGACACCTACTGACGACTGAAGAGGGAAATTGCATACAAATGATTTTTTTATGAAAGTAATTCTATGCCCCCTTAAATAAAAGGGCATGACGCCTGCACCAACCCAATCACTTAAATTGATTTAGAAAAATGTACATCACAGAATTACCTAAATCAATATCGACACCACAGTGTTGTTTCACTCATTCACTTTTCATCAGTTTGTGTTGGCGACAATAAAACATTTGAAGGTAACTTTGCGTTGTCAGTGACTTTGTGAATACATTGTCCATGGACATGAGCATTCTAATGTTATCGCTGTCTGATGAACTTTAAAAAAGATTCAAGGtggttaaaaaaaaatcacaaagcTTTTACTTATTGAATGTGACATTTCTAAATATTTCTAAATATATTAGAGAACTCCACCTCAAACGTCTTAATGCATTTACAAATGAAACAGAACACGTCCTTAATTTCTTCATCCTCATCACCACACCTAGAAGGAGATCAATAAAATAGCGCTAGGGTATTGATGATTTAACAGTACAGTATGAAAATACC includes:
- the LOC115111058 gene encoding purpurin-like isoform X1 produces the protein MEFLSPLEMNFHMLALVVVLLVGLEQSWAASCVVDSFTVKEDFDPKRYAGKWYALQKKDPEGLFLQDNISAEYTIGDDGSMVASSKGRVTLFGFWVVCADMAAQYTVPDSANPGKMFMNYQGLASYLSSGGDNYWVIDTDYDNYAITYACRTLKDDGSCEDGYSLIFSRNPRGLPPTIQRSIRAKQEEICMAGQFEPVLQSGAC
- the LOC115111058 gene encoding purpurin-like isoform X2; translated protein: MNFHMLALVVVLLVGLEQSWAASCVVDSFTVKEDFDPKRYAGKWYALQKKDPEGLFLQDNISAEYTIGDDGSMVASSKGRVTLFGFWVVCADMAAQYTVPDSANPGKMFMNYQGLASYLSSGGDNYWVIDTDYDNYAITYACRTLKDDGSCEDGYSLIFSRNPRGLPPTIQRSIRAKQEEICMAGQFEPVLQSGAC